TGTTCTTGGGTACACCACCGCAAGCAACCCGCAACTAACTTGGCTCTTGGAGCAAATCCATAAAGTCCATAGAAACATACTCCATCTGGTGTATTACTTTTTGTACCTTAGTCATGAGGTAGTTATAGCTCACATTGGCAAGAATACCCACAATCAATCCTCCGGCAGTAGTAAGCAAGGCAGTGTAAATGCCCTGAGAAAGCACCTGAGGGCTTACAGTACTTTGTTGTGATATGCGAATAAAAGCCCCAATCATACCTACCACTGTACCCAAAAAACCCACCATAGGTGCCGCTCCGGCAATGGTAGCAAGCATCGCCAGGTTTTTTTCCAGGCGGTATAGCTCAATCTTTCCTACATATTCAATAGAAGTTTCAATGTTTTTGAGCGAACTACCCACCCGGCTCAAACCCTTGGCTACCATTCGGGCAATGGGGGTCTTGTTGCGTTTACAAATCACTTTGGCTCCCTCAATGTCACCATCGAGTACTTTCTTTTTGATTTGTTTCATAAAGTTAGCCGGGTTTTTCATTGCCCCCCTGATAACCACCAGACGTTCAATAAAAATATATACGGCCACTACCGATAAAAAAAAGATAGGATACATCCACACCCCTGCGTCGCCAATAAGGTCGAGCAAAGTAGGAGGGGCGGCAGGAGTTTTGTCAGCAAAAAATAATAACATGGTGTCTTTTTAGTAAGTTTTAAGTCATAAAGCTGCATTAAAAAACTCAAACAGCTTCTGTTTTTGGGAAATATAATAATTTTTGAGCAGGCCATCAACAAAGGCAAGAAAGAAACGCCCAAATATGATTCACTAAAAGTACTGGTTATCAAACGATTGGTAAAAATAAAGGGTTTTGGGAAAATTTCAAAATATAGAGACCTTTCCGTACCTTTTATGCTTGAGCAATCAACAATTGCCTTGATGTGTGGTATCAAAACAAAGTTAATTTGTTCAAACAATGCTCCGCAGTGATTTTAGTCAAAGTTGTTTGCTGTTTATCAGTTATTGATGAATTTAAAAACTATTTAATTGGGTGTTTAGGCGTACAACCGAAACACTTTTAAAAATAAAAGTGAGTACACAATCTTAATATAAAGTACTGGGTTACAGTATTTAACAAGGCAAATATTTCCTTTAATCAACTGTAGACTTCCATCTGCCGATTTTATAAACCGCTAAAAATCAACGTCCTATAAAATCGGTAAGTTGCTTGTAGAGCAGCGTCAAACTTGAAGCACCGATATACATCGGTATCTAAGACTTGTTGCTAAAAGCACCGATATGCATCGGCATCTAAGGACTTGAGGCTGTAGAAGCTATGGACTATTGTTCAAAGGTATGCTTTGAATATCACCTGTATAGCAATGGTAAACGTCAAAAGTTGAGTTTATAGTATGGAGCAACATAAGTAAGTTAACGTTGGGGAATAACCACTCGCGTTTTCATACAACAATGCCCAGCTTTTGCTCGTTATATGCCTGAATAAATGTAAATTGCCCCCTCAAAAGAATCATCTTTATTATTAAGAGAGTAGCACCTTACCCAAAGCTTTAATCAAGGGGCTGTTTCTCGCCGACTGTAACGTAGTGCAATGAAGGTATATATCAAACAAAATTTGACCGCTTATTTGGCAGCAATTGTTATACTGCTTATATCCATCCAAGTGCAGGCACAAGATGCCCACTTTTCTCAATTTTACAATAACCCCTTATACATTAACCCCGCATTGACTGGAACCACCGATGAAGCCCGGTTGATGTTTAACTATCGTACACAATGGCCTAAGCTTCCTGGCGAGTTTGTCACCATCAATGCCTCTTACGACCAACACATAGAAAAGGCAAACAGTAACCTGGGTATTATAGTGAGTCTTGACAAAGCTGGTTCGGCAGGGCTACGCTCGACCAATATCAATGCATTGTATGCATATACTCTAAAAATAAGCGACGAAATGGCAGTTCAGGCAGGAGCTTCGGTAGGCTATGGGCAACGTTTACTCAACCAATTTACCTTGGTTTTTGGCGATCAACTTACCCCTTTTGGTACTACTGGTCAAGCCAGTCAAGAGCCCAACCTTGCCAATCAGGTAGGGCGTTACCTTGATTTATCTTCTGGTATTGTCGTATATGGACGCAATTTTTGGGCAGGCATTGCCGGACATCATATCAACCAACCCAACAATGCGATGTCTACATTAGATCAAGACGCTAAGCTGCCTATGAGGTTATCGGCACACATGGGGCTAAAGATTCCCTTCTTGGAGTCGATGACCAACCGAAATGTAGACTATGAAGGCGCAGTAATGCCCGCCATTTACTATAGCCAACAAGGTAACTTTCGTCAGTTAGACCTGGGCACCAATGTATATTACCACCCAATAACCGTAGGTCTATGGTATCGTGGGTTACCCATCCAAGAGTCTTCCAATGGAGCCATCAGTGTGTTGGTTGGATTCAAGTATCAGAAAATTAATTTTGCTTATAATTACGACTTGCCAATAGGACGATTTGCCGGCATTACCGGAGGTGCTCACGAGCTCTCACTTTCTATAAAAATGGGAGAGTACCAAGGGCGTCGATACAGCCGTCGAAAACAGCCTTTGAGATTCCCTTCTATGATGGATTAGTTTAAAAGTACTTGTGTGGGTAAAAAAAATACTGCCCAAACAAGTACTTAAAAAAAGGTTATATGGTATGTTCAATGAATGATGTAAACAAGGCCTGATCACTTATTGTCTGTACAAATATAAGTAAGGTCATCCCTGAATTTTTCCTCACAGATAGTTTATTATACCAACCCATACAAAGCGTAGATGAAATGCTACTTTGTATGGTTTTTTTTATAACACACCTTGGCAGTCAATTGCCTTTATGCTTCATCGTCACCCACCACAAATATTAACCGCTTTCTCTCTTCTTGATTTATAAAAATGGTATTTAAGTATTGGGCAAAATGCGGTAAAATCTATTATTTCGGAATTAAATAGTGTGTTGCTTGTTTTTAGCAGAATAATATTTCAGTTATTTTGATGTTGTTTTGTTAAAATTTGCATACTATCCTAGCTTTATATTGTACTATTTTGATATATTTTTGTGCTATAACCCTCTGAACCTTATTTTTGTATGTATTTAATCACAAGAATTCTTTGGCAAGTACAAACCCCTTCATCAACTAAAAGTATTTAATCACTCAATTATTACTTACCTTTTAATGTATTATAAAATTATGTTGCACAACAACTACTGTTATTTTAATTATGATTATAAAGAATTACTCAAAAGCGGGCGTGTTTGGGGACTTTTGTTAGTGTTGATGTTGTTTGTTAGTGTAGGATTTGCTCAAAGAGCCTACATCGAGAAAGCTGATGACCCAAATGTAAATTTTTATGAAGTAAAAAAATCTGGAGAAGAATATTTTAAAACTCACTCTAAAACGATTAAAGGTTCAGGCTGGAAATTGTTTCAGCGTTGGGCTTATAACCACGAAAAATTGTATTACCCTAGCGGAAACCGTAAAGGACATAATAATGCCAATGTATGGAATGAGGTAATGAAGTTTAGACGCGTTGAAAAGCGTAAGCGTACCCAAGGTGTGAGCATGGTTACTCCAGCTTGGGAAGAAATGGGACCAAAAAAATGGAATGATGTGACTGGCCATTGGGCGCCAGGTATCGGACGCTTTACAGATATTTATGTATATAAGGCCAACCCTAATATTATTTATGTAGGTACACCTGCAGGAGGCCTATGGAAAACTACCAATGGAGGAGCTAACTGGACAGCAATGACCGACCATTTACCAGTGCTTGGGGTAGGAGGCGTGGTAACCGATCCGGCTAACCCTAATATTGTTTACATTTCTACCGGAGATAGCGAGCGTGCAGTAGATACATACAGTATAGGTGTGCTTAAGTCTACCGATGGTGGGGTTACCTGGAACACTACCGGACTTAGCTGGAACGCAGAAGATGCCAAGCGTATTTCTAAATTAATAATGCATCCTACCAATGCCAATATTTTACTAGCGGGAACTTCAGAAGGTTTGTACAAAACCGTTGATGGTGGAAGCACCTGGAGCGTAGTGCAAGCCGGCGATATACGTGACATCGAGTTTCATCCTACCAACCCAAATATTGTATATGCCACTACCACAAACTTTTTTAAATCTACGGATGGAGGTAACACCTTTGTTCAGGGAAGCGTAACCGCTGCCAGTAGCCGTGCCATTATTGAAGTAACCCCCGCAAATGCCAATTATGTGTATTATTGGACAGGTACTAAAATGTATCGTTCTTCGGACAGTGGGAACACTTTTAACCTGCGCAGTGCTCAAACCCCCAACACTACCTATCAGCTATGGTACAATATGTCCTTGGCAGTGTCAGACATAGATGCCGAAGAAGTACACATTGGAGCAATAGAGCCTTTTCGTTCGTTTGATGGAGGTGCGCAGTTTGTTAAATCAGCCGAATGGATGTATCCTAACAGTGTAGGATATGTACATGCCGATGTGCACGTTCTGCGTTATGTAAACGGGGTGTTGTATGTAGGTACCGATGGATTAGTGCTTAAGTCTACCAATCAAGGAGGTGATTTTATTGACATGACTGAAGGCATCAACAACCGTCAGTTTTATGGCATTGCAGTCTCTCGCCAAAATGTAAACAAGGCAATGGGTGGTTCGCAAGACAATGGTACTACAGTATATACCAATGGCAGGTGGCACGAGTGGCTAGGTGCCGATGGAGGTAACTGTGCCATCAGTTTTACCGACGAAAATGTGATTTATGGAACTACCCAAAACGGAAACAGCTGGTATAAGTCTACCGCAGGGGGTACTACTGGCTATACACATGTAAATGGTCCGGGATCTGGTGCTTGGGTAGTACCTTATGTAATGGATCATAATGATTCCAATACTTTGTATGCGGGTTTATATGGAGGCGTAATAAGAAAGACCACCGATGGAATGAATTCTTGGACTACCATTGGTAACTTAGGAACAAGTACTGCAGTGAATACTCTAGAAGTGGCTCCATCTAATTCTAACTACTTGTATGCTTCGGTAAAAGGTAGAATATGGAGAACCAAAAATGGCGGAACAAGTTGGGAAGAAGTAACGACTGGTTTGCCTGACTTATGGATTACCGACTTGGCAATACACCCATCTAACCCTGAGCAAATAGCCATTTCTTTTTCTGGTTATGGACACAACAATCAAGTATTTGTGAGTACCAATGCCGGAAACAACTGGACTAACATTTCCAGCAACTTGCCTCAGATTCCAGCGCGTAGTGTAGCGTATGAAGCAGGTGCTCACAACGGGCTATACATTGGTTTAGAAGTAGGAGTTTATTACAAAAACGATACAGGGGGATGGGTTTCATTTATGAATGGTTTGCCCAATGTAATTGTAAATGATATTGTAGTACACGAAGGCTCTGGAAAAGTGGTAGTAGGTACTTTTGGACGTGGTATGTGGAGAGCGGATAAATATGGTAGCAGCAATAACCCTGTAGCAGATTTTGCGGCGAGCAATACCAGTATTACTGTAGGACAAAGCGTTAATTTTACCGATCAGTCGTCTAACACACCCACTTCGTGGAACTGGACATTTACCGGAGGGACACCTGCCAGCAGTACCCAGCAAAACCCTACCATTGTTTACAATGTAGCGGGTACTTACAGCGTAAGCCTTACTGTGACGAACGCCCACGGCAGCGATTCTAAGACTATCAATGGCTACATTACTGTAACCGAAGCCGGGGTTTGCAACAACTATTGTGCATCTACCAGTAATCGCTCGGCTTATGAGCACATAGCTGGAGTAACACTAGGAAGCTTTACCAACAACTCAGGAGCAGCAAATTATACCGATTTTACGGCACAAACTATTGAAGTAACCGCCGGGCAGAGCCAAAGCTTGACGCTAACTCCTGGTTTTTCGGGCAGTGCATACAACGAGTATTTCAAGGTGTGGATTGATTACAATAAGGATTGTGATTTTGACGATCCTGGAGAGTTAGTGTTTGACGCAGGAGCCGCCAGTACCAGTGCAGTAAGCGGTACAATTGCTATTCCTGCCGGGTTAGATGTAACTACGCGTATGCGGGTGTCTATGAAGTACAATGCAGTGCCACAGCTTGTGAAACTTTTGCTGATGGTGAGGTGGAAGATTATACCATCAAGATTTCGCCTGAGGCTTTGCCTGAGTACTGTGAGTCTAAAGGAACCGATGTAAGTTATGAGTACATACAGCAAGTAACCTTTGGTTCTATCAATAATGTATCAGGTGCTAACGGTGGTTATGGCGATTTTACTGCACAATCGACCACGGTAGCTGCTGGCAGTGCAGTAAGCATTGGTATAACGCCTATTTTTACTGGTACTGTGTATAACGAAGGCTTCAGTGTTTGGATTGATTTCAATCAAGACGGAGTTTTTGACTACAATGAGCAAGTCTTTACCCAAATATCATCATCGGCAGTAAGCGGAACTGTAAACATCCCATTAACGGCAAAAAATGGCATTACTCGTATGCGGGTATCTATGCAATATGAGCAAGCAGCTACTGCGTGCCAAACGTTTACTTATGGTGAAGTAGAAGACTACACTATCAATATTGTAGGAGGCAGTGCTGCAAAACCTGCCCAAAGCGCCGTCAATCCTATAGGAGAAAATCAGGAAGAAAAACTGGTAGCTGCACAAATTCAGTTGTACCCTAACCCTACTTCGGGTAGGTTTACGTTGCAGTTTCCAGCCAGCAGTAAGTTACGTACTCAGTCGCCCGAAGACATAGCTACATTTGTACGTGTGTCTGATATGAACGGACGTATAGTAAAAATACATAAGGTAAAAGCTGCTGTGGTAAGTTTTGACTTGTCTACCTTAGGCAAAGGGTTGTATCAAGTACAGATCACTCGCAACGGACAAAGCATTATAAAACAAGTAGTGATCAGATAAAAAACGTTTTTTTTGTTAAAACTGTAAAAAAAGTCATCCTGGTATTTGGGTGGCTTTTTTTGCTTACGAAAAACCGTTAATAATACGATATATCGTGTTTAAAAATGTTATAATTTAACATTAAAAGAAGGTCGCGAAAAAAATAAAATATTTTAATTACTGATAAACAAGGAGTTATGAATCTATTTTCTCTGAAGTAAATTGTTGGTATCAGGTTTGAATTAATAATCAACAAAGATATTTAATAAGCTTTGTGGTTAGGAAAAGAAAGAGACTTTGCAATGCAGGGTCTTTTTTTTTAAATCATCACACAAATTGCATTGTATTATTTTGTAACAGCTCATGGATAAACCAATCAATTTGCATTCAATTTACGTATACCATGATTTTTAGGAGCCCTGCTATCCAAATAATTTTACTAAGTGACTATTAATGAAGTTATTTAGGGATGATTACTAAAAATAAAGGAAGTTGATTAATTGGATAAAAAATTGTAAGGGTTAATTTATAAAATGACAATTTCTAAGATAGATGAATTATGAGAAACCTATTATTTCCAAAAGAGAACTACGCTCCTTATATCTCTTTTAACCAGCATTCAGGTATTTTTGAGATTAGAGGAGAGTCTCATATGGAATATCCTCAACAATTTTATAAGCCTGTATTAGCGTGGCTTGAAGAGTTTTTGCGTCATAGTAAAAGCCCTATTGAATTTAACTTTAGGATGAGTTATTACAATACAGGTTCTTCGAGAATGTTTTTTGAAGTTTTAGCACTCTTAGAAGACAGAAAAGCACCTGTGGTGATCAACTGGTATGTGCATCACAAAGATGTAGATATGATAGATGAAGGAGAGAGTTTTCAGGAAGACTTCCCTCTGCTTGACTTCAATGTGATTGTTCAACAACAAGAATTAACTTTTGGATAAGATATTTGTTTCACCATTTATATGAATGATAAGCCCTCACTATTTTGTTGTTTTACAACAAAGTGATGAGGGTTTTTTGGGGTAAAGAAATAAGGTGTTGAGCAATTGTTGAATCAGGAGTATCTAAGTTGTCGATAGGTAGAAAAAATAAGATGCATAAATGCTTTTTCTGAAAAATATTTACTCATAATTATCTATATTTATAGAGCAATGCCTCCACCAGTTTTCGGTGTTTTTACAGGAAAAAACAAACACTTGATTTCCCTTCAACAACCCAGCAATTATTCACTTTTATTTCATTACCTACTTATAACTATTATGGAATTATATCAAAATAAATTTGTAAAGATTACATACGACCAGGAGGCAAGAATTTGTATAGGCAATTGGACAGAAGAAACTTCTACGGCAACTGCTGATGACTTTAAAGAATGGAATCAGCGTTTGGTAGAAAAAATAGAGCAGTACAAGCCTATGGGTTTTTTGGCAAACACGCTTAACTATAAGTTTATTATCACCCCCGACCTACAAGAGTGGTCTGCTACCAATGTTTTTGGCCGTTTTGCCAAGGCAGGTGTAATCCGTATAGCGCTTACAGTGCCCGAAGATTTTTATTCACAAGTAGCACTAGAACAGTTTGTAGATGAGTATGAGGGAAGGAGAATCAAAAACAGGTATTTTAGCGATTTAGGAGAGGCAAAAACTTGGCTTACAAGCCTACATTAATTGATAAAGCCAGATAAATACAATGCAAGTTGTATTTATCTGGCTTTTAGAACTTGTTTAACCTTTAGCATTTTACTTTGCCTTACTGCACCACTTATTTCCCTTTACCCTAAACCGCCAAGGCAGCAAAGCATCATCTCCGGCGTAATCAATGCCCACTCTGGGACCAGTTACTACCTCCTCCTTTGAATAAACTTTTCCCTGGTCTTCCAGCCAAATTTTATCCCCCAATAAATTCGTCATATCATCACTGGTACTAATGCCCAAGGCTTGAGTCAACATAGCGGGACCCGCCGTGAGGTGAGTACCTGGGTTTTTAAGTTTGCGCCTTGTTTTCATGAGGTCTAAACCCTCTAAAGGCTCTATAGCCCTTACCAGTACTGCGTCTGCCACGTCGGGAGCATTGGTTACTACATTAAACATGTGGTGCATGCCATAGCAAAGGTATACATAAGCCGTACCACCAGTTTGATACATCGTTTCAGTGCGTTTAGTGCGTTTGTTTGGGTAAGCATGACAAGCCTGGTCGGTAGCCCCACAATATGCCTCTGTTTCTACAATAATGCCAGCCGAAACCTGCCCGTCAACACAAGTATACAGTACTTTGCCTAATAAGTTTCGAGCTGCTTGCACCACGTCAGTAGTCAAATAAAAATCGTGGGAGAGTTTGGTCATAATTGTCTTACATTCATTTGGCTATTTTTACTTGGTGTTCATTGTTTTTGTTTACAACTACTACCAATAATTGTTGGGTATTGTTTGCCATCAGGTGTAGCAATGGAGTGGGTTATTTTTGCTATTTCACCATAAAAATTTTTGGGTGGCCATTCCTTAAATTTTTATGGAAACGTTGTTTACACACTCTTAACGCAACTTAATATAATGGTGTTTTTTAGGATGAATGGCTCCGTTGATTATGGGTGATTCCTGAGTGACTTTGTATTGAGGAATGGTGATCGAAAATATGGTTTCACCTTTTTCTGCCTTGAGCAGCGAAATCTCTCCACCCAGTTTAGAAATAGCTATTTTAGCCTTATAAAGTCCCAATCCAAACCCTTTGAAATTATCGGTACCCCGAAAAAACATCTCAAATATTCGCTCTGAGATTTCTAGAGGCATGCCACTGCCATTGTCTATAATTTTTATTTGATGATAATCACCCAAATCAACATAGACTAAACGAATATGTGGTGAGTCGTTGCCATAGTAAGAGTTGGCATGTTGTACTGCATTTTTCACAATGTTATCAAGGGCAATGTCCAGCATTTCGCCATCAGTTATAATCACCAAGTCTTCGTTGACATCTACCGAAAAGCTGGTGTTTTTATAGCCTTCTACCCGGCGCATGCTTCTTACTACCGACTTAAGATGTTTTTTAAGCTTGATGGTTTCAGTAGTTTCAGGTTGGTGCGACCTTATATCGCCTATTTCTACTATTCTAAATAGTAACAATTGCATACGGTTGAGCACTTCACGTTGCATGTTAAAATACATACCCTTGCGTTCGTCTTGTTCGAGCAAACCCACGTGGCACAGCCCTTCAAGCGACGACAAAGGACCTTTTAAGTCATGGGAAGCTTTGTATAAGAAAGTATCCAGCTCGTGGTTGGCGCGAGTGAGTTCATCAGCGAGTTTTTTAAGGTAAGCAGTACGGTCGTTTACCTTTTGCTCCAGTTCATCGGTGAGATTTTTTCTAAACCTTGCCCGGTTGTACAGCACAAACAAAGTAGCCAGTGCCAGCAAAATAACAAACCCCAAAGCGTAAATCGTAAGTTGCTTGTTGTTCAATATTACTGTGTTGTCGTTGGCTTTGCGTTGTAGTACTTTTTTTTCCTGTAACAAGTCTTTCTTCTCTTCCTCTTTTTTATTCAGGTCATAATAGGCTTGCAATTCGGCAATTTGCTTGAGTTTTGACTCGTTGTACAAACTATCATTTGCCCGGTTATAAAGCTTTTGAAAACGATAAGCCTGTTCAAAATCTTTTTGGGCAGCGTATGCTTCTGCCAAGGCATGCGAAGCATTCTTTACCCTGATACGAGACTTAAGCTCATTGGCAAGCAACAAACTTTGCTGGGCATACTGTATAGCCTGGGTGTATTTTTCAGTGGCGAGATAAATTTCGGCAATGTCGCTTAAGTTAGCACTTATACCATCTTTATTTTGTAGCATTTGTCTTATACCAAGCGACTTCTT
This portion of the Microscilla marina ATCC 23134 genome encodes:
- a CDS encoding PorP/SprF family type IX secretion system membrane protein, with product MKVYIKQNLTAYLAAIVILLISIQVQAQDAHFSQFYNNPLYINPALTGTTDEARLMFNYRTQWPKLPGEFVTINASYDQHIEKANSNLGIIVSLDKAGSAGLRSTNINALYAYTLKISDEMAVQAGASVGYGQRLLNQFTLVFGDQLTPFGTTGQASQEPNLANQVGRYLDLSSGIVVYGRNFWAGIAGHHINQPNNAMSTLDQDAKLPMRLSAHMGLKIPFLESMTNRNVDYEGAVMPAIYYSQQGNFRQLDLGTNVYYHPITVGLWYRGLPIQESSNGAISVLVGFKYQKINFAYNYDLPIGRFAGITGGAHELSLSIKMGEYQGRRYSRRKQPLRFPSMMD
- a CDS encoding tetratricopeptide repeat-containing sensor histidine kinase, producing the protein MKYIFTFVGLLATLFAYGQSDSTSILTDSLEKRVGSTQGSKKIKILLRLSTLYHSTNPTKSLKYGQEAVNLSQRVKARPEMARALSNIGYVYTLQGNYISALAYYLRALDILQKENPALVQTELAKTLDRLAQVYYQKGYYEQALKYQLKALKIQEKSADQAGIASSFDHIGSIYKAQKMFVEALEYYNMSLKINRTTQSNVAISQNLGNIGEVYFLQKKYKEALDFYKRAFELISHENHYKTNEANLLEHIGKVYQQQGEYNNALAYFKKSLGIRQMLQNKDGISANLSDIAEIYLATEKYTQAIQYAQQSLLLANELKSRIRVKNASHALAEAYAAQKDFEQAYRFQKLYNRANDSLYNESKLKQIAELQAYYDLNKKEEEKKDLLQEKKVLQRKANDNTVILNNKQLTIYALGFVILLALATLFVLYNRARFRKNLTDELEQKVNDRTAYLKKLADELTRANHELDTFLYKASHDLKGPLSSLEGLCHVGLLEQDERKGMYFNMQREVLNRMQLLLFRIVEIGDIRSHQPETTETIKLKKHLKSVVRSMRRVEGYKNTSFSVDVNEDLVIITDGEMLDIALDNIVKNAVQHANSYYGNDSPHIRLVYVDLGDYHQIKIIDNGSGMPLEISERIFEMFFRGTDNFKGFGLGLYKAKIAISKLGGEISLLKAEKGETIFSITIPQYKVTQESPIINGAIHPKKHHYIKLR
- a CDS encoding DNA-3-methyladenine glycosylase, with the protein product MTKLSHDFYLTTDVVQAARNLLGKVLYTCVDGQVSAGIIVETEAYCGATDQACHAYPNKRTKRTETMYQTGGTAYVYLCYGMHHMFNVVTNAPDVADAVLVRAIEPLEGLDLMKTRRKLKNPGTHLTAGPAMLTQALGISTSDDMTNLLGDKIWLEDQGKVYSKEEVVTGPRVGIDYAGDDALLPWRFRVKGNKWCSKAK
- a CDS encoding PKD domain-containing protein, whose translation is MLHNNYCYFNYDYKELLKSGRVWGLLLVLMLFVSVGFAQRAYIEKADDPNVNFYEVKKSGEEYFKTHSKTIKGSGWKLFQRWAYNHEKLYYPSGNRKGHNNANVWNEVMKFRRVEKRKRTQGVSMVTPAWEEMGPKKWNDVTGHWAPGIGRFTDIYVYKANPNIIYVGTPAGGLWKTTNGGANWTAMTDHLPVLGVGGVVTDPANPNIVYISTGDSERAVDTYSIGVLKSTDGGVTWNTTGLSWNAEDAKRISKLIMHPTNANILLAGTSEGLYKTVDGGSTWSVVQAGDIRDIEFHPTNPNIVYATTTNFFKSTDGGNTFVQGSVTAASSRAIIEVTPANANYVYYWTGTKMYRSSDSGNTFNLRSAQTPNTTYQLWYNMSLAVSDIDAEEVHIGAIEPFRSFDGGAQFVKSAEWMYPNSVGYVHADVHVLRYVNGVLYVGTDGLVLKSTNQGGDFIDMTEGINNRQFYGIAVSRQNVNKAMGGSQDNGTTVYTNGRWHEWLGADGGNCAISFTDENVIYGTTQNGNSWYKSTAGGTTGYTHVNGPGSGAWVVPYVMDHNDSNTLYAGLYGGVIRKTTDGMNSWTTIGNLGTSTAVNTLEVAPSNSNYLYASVKGRIWRTKNGGTSWEEVTTGLPDLWITDLAIHPSNPEQIAISFSGYGHNNQVFVSTNAGNNWTNISSNLPQIPARSVAYEAGAHNGLYIGLEVGVYYKNDTGGWVSFMNGLPNVIVNDIVVHEGSGKVVVGTFGRGMWRADKYGSSNNPVADFAASNTSITVGQSVNFTDQSSNTPTSWNWTFTGGTPASSTQQNPTIVYNVAGTYSVSLTVTNAHGSDSKTINGYITVTEAGVCNNYCASTSNRSAYEHIAGVTLGSFTNNSGAANYTDFTAQTIEVTAGQSQSLTLTPGFSGSAYNEYFKVWIDYNKDCDFDDPGELVFDAGAASTSAVSGTIAIPAGLDVTTRMRVSMKYNAVPQLVKLLLMVRWKIIPSRFRLRLCLSTVSLKEPM
- a CDS encoding MotA/TolQ/ExbB proton channel family protein, with amino-acid sequence MLLFFADKTPAAPPTLLDLIGDAGVWMYPIFFLSVVAVYIFIERLVVIRGAMKNPANFMKQIKKKVLDGDIEGAKVICKRNKTPIARMVAKGLSRVGSSLKNIETSIEYVGKIELYRLEKNLAMLATIAGAAPMVGFLGTVVGMIGAFIRISQQSTVSPQVLSQGIYTALLTTAGGLIVGILANVSYNYLMTKVQKVIHQMEYVSMDFMDLLQEPS
- a CDS encoding GEVED domain-containing protein — translated: MEDYTIKISPEALPEYCESKGTDVSYEYIQQVTFGSINNVSGANGGYGDFTAQSTTVAAGSAVSIGITPIFTGTVYNEGFSVWIDFNQDGVFDYNEQVFTQISSSAVSGTVNIPLTAKNGITRMRVSMQYEQAATACQTFTYGEVEDYTINIVGGSAAKPAQSAVNPIGENQEEKLVAAQIQLYPNPTSGRFTLQFPASSKLRTQSPEDIATFVRVSDMNGRIVKIHKVKAAVVSFDLSTLGKGLYQVQITRNGQSIIKQVVIR
- a CDS encoding DUF1987 domain-containing protein, which translates into the protein MRNLLFPKENYAPYISFNQHSGIFEIRGESHMEYPQQFYKPVLAWLEEFLRHSKSPIEFNFRMSYYNTGSSRMFFEVLALLEDRKAPVVINWYVHHKDVDMIDEGESFQEDFPLLDFNVIVQQQELTFG